A region of Deltaproteobacteria bacterium DNA encodes the following proteins:
- a CDS encoding PAS domain S-box protein, whose protein sequence is MNTENGSSSSLNNRSREYVLNIFIVLTGAFGSALGLMVLVGWYTHNISLVQLHSSLAPMQYNAAVGFILGGVGLIAVVFHRFRLAIILSVILGIMALLTLIQYIVGINLGIDQLFIEHYIIIKTSHAGRMAPTTAVSFLLTSAALSIAGTYVLPKRRSLILAVLSSLLLALGAGTLFVYLSGLEITTFFGLDDYTFMALHTAIGFTVLGTGVFLFALRESILELGVPRWLPVFASIVIIIITIGLWEALRTQEHERINQIVERQTNNIELRIQTLTESQLLALIRMARRWEISGGTLKAEWQSDAGNYIDHQPGLSSVAWIDSSFRLRWIESADLIESYHNNDLLLQDRLRSAMKEARDTRKMTVSEHIEPLKAERGFMVFVPLYIEDEFGGFIVGIYSSQELFDFIFDREKDLGYLVDVYDGEQKIYSTSSIIAERKEGLGKDFNLELNNASWRIEIWPTEISLSKFQSHLPGAVLVFGILMGILLPLTIYQYQTNYARAELINESNIKLEKQASERKKLLHELELTNQEKDLILNTAVEGIYGLDIDGNTTFVNPAAAEMIGWETEEILGKSQHDILHHTKPDGTPYPKEQCPIYAAYKDGKTHHVEDEVFWKKDGTSFPVEYTSAPVRDKTGELTGAVVTFRDISERKKHDDLLRESEERFRGAFENSAVGMALVSPQGKWLQVNSALCEIVGYPAEELLETDFQTITYPEDLEIDLDNAGKVLSGEIKTYKMEKRYIHKAGHIVWILLSVSLVRDTNGDPLYFVSQILDITKAKEAEQALNETLEQLSKKSQYESIISDVTRSVHSTIKLEDVLDNAAESIYKNLNGVGNVAVYLVEGKTAKIKAHKGFPGWFIDKVKEIPYPQGYTWKTITEGKQLYCDDVDRDNSIGPAGRKVGTKSYASMPIRHGEKTIGCININSLKKNSFSPDDLKLLDIIARQIEVAINNAKQAEELERSNTELEQFAYVASHDLQEPLRMVSSYLQLLERRYMDKLDSDACEFIEYAVDGSKRMQSLINDLLMFSRVATRGKDFETADLEVVLDNALSNLKVAVEESGAVVTRDSLPNLEVDSTQITQLFQNIIANGIKYRDSRDPEIHIGAEEKNGEWLFSVKDNGIGIDSKYFERIFIIFQRLHGRDKYDGTGMGLAMCKKIVGRHGGSIWVESEPAKGSVFYFTLPRHYS, encoded by the coding sequence TGCAGTATAACGCCGCGGTCGGATTTATTCTCGGCGGCGTCGGACTTATTGCAGTCGTTTTTCATCGATTCCGTCTTGCTATCATACTAAGTGTAATCCTGGGAATCATGGCCCTTCTTACACTGATTCAGTACATCGTCGGTATAAACCTCGGCATAGACCAGCTCTTCATTGAGCATTATATAATTATAAAAACCTCACACGCCGGGCGGATGGCTCCGACCACAGCAGTCTCCTTTCTTCTCACCTCTGCAGCGTTATCGATTGCGGGTACGTATGTGTTACCAAAGCGGCGGTCCCTGATTTTAGCCGTTCTCAGCTCTCTCCTATTAGCTCTGGGGGCGGGAACTTTGTTTGTTTATCTGTCAGGCCTGGAAATTACCACTTTTTTTGGTTTGGATGATTACACGTTCATGGCCCTTCATACGGCGATTGGATTCACGGTCCTTGGAACGGGTGTTTTTCTTTTTGCCCTGCGTGAATCAATCCTTGAATTGGGAGTGCCCCGTTGGCTGCCTGTCTTTGCGTCTATTGTCATCATAATAATTACTATCGGGCTATGGGAAGCCTTGAGAACTCAGGAGCATGAAAGGATAAATCAAATAGTCGAGAGACAAACGAACAATATCGAGTTAAGGATACAAACGCTTACTGAAAGTCAATTACTGGCCTTAATCCGTATGGCAAGACGATGGGAGATTTCCGGCGGTACGTTAAAAGCTGAATGGCAATCTGATGCCGGGAACTACATTGATCATCAGCCCGGTCTCAGTTCTGTAGCATGGATAGACTCCTCATTTCGTCTCCGCTGGATTGAGTCCGCTGATTTAATAGAGTCTTATCATAATAATGACTTATTATTGCAAGACCGCCTGCGCTCAGCCATGAAAGAGGCGCGGGATACTCGCAAGATGACAGTCTCCGAGCATATAGAACCACTTAAGGCTGAACGAGGATTTATGGTTTTTGTACCTTTATATATAGAAGATGAGTTCGGGGGATTTATTGTAGGTATATATAGCTCTCAGGAATTATTTGACTTTATTTTTGACAGGGAGAAAGACCTCGGTTACTTGGTCGATGTTTATGACGGTGAGCAAAAGATTTATTCCACTTCCAGCATAATAGCAGAGAGGAAAGAGGGACTGGGAAAAGATTTCAATCTGGAACTTAACAATGCCTCCTGGCGTATTGAGATATGGCCGACCGAGATTTCCCTTTCTAAATTTCAATCTCATCTCCCCGGTGCGGTTCTGGTTTTTGGAATCCTGATGGGAATTCTCCTGCCGTTGACTATTTATCAGTACCAAACAAATTATGCCCGCGCTGAATTAATCAATGAGAGCAACATCAAACTTGAAAAACAGGCTTCCGAGCGAAAGAAATTACTACACGAACTCGAGTTAACCAATCAAGAAAAAGATTTGATTTTAAATACGGCTGTAGAAGGGATATACGGTCTGGACATAGATGGAAATACCACATTTGTTAACCCGGCGGCAGCCGAAATGATAGGATGGGAGACAGAAGAAATACTGGGTAAATCTCAACACGACATACTTCACCACACGAAACCGGACGGCACTCCTTATCCGAAGGAGCAGTGTCCTATTTATGCGGCGTATAAAGACGGGAAAACTCATCACGTTGAAGATGAAGTATTCTGGAAAAAAGACGGCACAAGCTTTCCTGTAGAATATACCAGCGCTCCCGTTCGCGATAAAACGGGTGAACTCACAGGCGCGGTCGTTACATTCAGAGACATCTCCGAGCGCAAAAAACACGATGACCTGCTCCGCGAAAGCGAAGAGAGATTCCGCGGGGCGTTCGAAAACTCCGCAGTCGGAATGGCTCTCGTATCTCCTCAGGGCAAATGGCTGCAGGTTAACTCCGCTTTGTGCGAGATAGTAGGTTACCCGGCTGAGGAACTGCTTGAGACCGACTTTCAAACAATAACCTATCCTGAGGATCTCGAGATAGACCTCGATAATGCGGGAAAAGTGCTGAGCGGCGAAATCAAAACATATAAAATGGAAAAGCGCTATATCCATAAAGCGGGACATATAGTGTGGATTCTTTTAAGTGTTTCCCTGGTTCGGGACACGAATGGTGACCCCCTCTACTTCGTATCACAAATACTGGATATAACTAAGGCAAAGGAAGCGGAGCAAGCGCTTAATGAAACTCTTGAGCAACTATCCAAAAAAAGCCAGTATGAATCCATAATCAGCGATGTAACCCGCAGTGTGCACAGCACTATAAAACTGGAAGACGTCCTGGATAACGCCGCTGAATCAATCTATAAAAACCTGAACGGGGTGGGGAATGTGGCAGTCTATCTGGTTGAGGGAAAAACCGCGAAAATAAAAGCGCACAAAGGGTTTCCCGGCTGGTTTATAGATAAAGTGAAAGAGATACCTTATCCGCAGGGCTACACATGGAAAACCATAACAGAGGGGAAACAACTTTACTGTGACGACGTGGATAGGGATAACTCTATTGGCCCCGCCGGAAGAAAAGTAGGGACAAAGAGTTACGCGTCGATGCCGATACGGCACGGGGAGAAAACCATAGGATGTATAAATATAAACTCTTTGAAGAAAAACTCCTTTAGCCCTGACGACCTAAAACTGCTTGATATTATAGCCCGGCAAATAGAGGTAGCGATAAATAACGCGAAACAGGCTGAGGAGCTGGAGCGATCCAATACTGAGCTCGAGCAGTTCGCGTACGTTGCGTCTCACGACCTACAGGAGCCCCTCAGGATGGTTTCAAGCTACCTTCAGCTTTTAGAGCGCAGATATATGGACAAGCTCGATTCTGACGCCTGCGAATTCATCGAATACGCGGTAGACGGCTCAAAGAGAATGCAGTCGCTTATAAATGATCTGCTAATGTTTTCTCGCGTCGCAACAAGGGGGAAGGATTTCGAAACAGCCGATTTGGAAGTTGTTTTAGATAATGCTTTATCCAATTTGAAAGTTGCTGTTGAGGAAAGCGGCGCTGTCGTGACACGCGACTCGCTTCCGAATCTGGAGGTAGATTCGACGCAAATCACTCAGTTATTCCAGAATATCATAGCTAACGGCATAAAATACAGGGACAGCAGGGACCCTGAAATACACATCGGCGCCGAGGAGAAAAACGGAGAATGGCTGTTTTCGGTGAAGGATAACGGGATCGGTATAGACTCAAAATATTTCGAGCGTATTTTCATAATCTTTCAGCGTCTTCATGGAAGGGATAAGTATGATGGTACCGGCATGGGTCTTGCGATGTGTAAAAAGATAGTTGGGCGCCACGGTGGCAGTATATGGGTGGAGTCAGAACCCGCGAAAGGCTCCGTATTCTATTTTACGCTCCCCCGCCACTATTCATAA